In a single window of the Cucurbita pepo subsp. pepo cultivar mu-cu-16 chromosome LG18, ASM280686v2, whole genome shotgun sequence genome:
- the LOC111779590 gene encoding protein CHLORORESPIRATORY REDUCTION 6, chloroplastic gives MSTPAIKPLLPLSPSSIHPSRSPISWSFCRPFSDSSSFCSIFTSSRQRRQVSASVAFNPSGKFDLSLQDDEDDSSKVSPPMPPTEGRFDVVIDNDVIRHLDLSSFQKTTGIISPLATEPKQFLERTIGFTINYTREDPHDRRELSEYPDIRLWFVRLDSEYPWLPVLLDWRAGELARYAAMLVPHQISMRMGIVFNPEALELFVMKKVFIVYSWLKQHDIPKPRLKTANMARMLGFGIGDELFDLIDQHPVAPP, from the exons ATGTCCACTCCCGCCATTAAACCTTTGCTTCCactttctccttcctctatTCATCCATCTCGCTCGCCCATTTCATGGAGTTTCTGCAGACCTTTCTCAGATTCTTCGTCTTTTTGCTCTATTTTCACCTCTTCTCGGCAGCGACGACAAGTATCCGCCTCGGTTGCCTTTAATCCGTCCGGAAAATTTGATCTCTCTTTgcaagatgatgaagatg ATTCTTCTAAAGTTTCACCTCCAATGCCACCTACTGAAGGTCGGTTCGACGTGGTGATAGATAACGATGTAATTCGTCATCTAGACTTATCCTCATTTCAGAAAACAACTGGAATAATCTCACCTTTAGCTA CTGAGCCAAAACAATTTCTTGAGCGTACAATTGGTTTTACAATCAATTATACCCGAGAAGATCCTCACGATCGACGTGAATTATCCGAATACCCTGACATAAGGCTGTGGTTTGTGAGGCTTGATTCAGAGTATCCATGGCTACCGGTCTTACTGGACTGGAGAGCGGGAGAGCTCGCTCGCTATGCAGCCATGCTCGTCCCTCACCAG ATTAGTATGAGAATGGGAATTGTGTTCAATCCTGAGGCTTTGGAGCTGTTTGTGATGAAGAAAGTTTTTATCGTGTATTCATGGTTGAAGCAACATGACATTCCAAAGCCAAGATTGAAAACAGCTAATATGGCTAGGATGCTTGGTTTTGGGATTGGAGATGAACTTTTTGACTTGATAGATCAACATCCAGTTGCCCCACCATGA
- the LOC111779588 gene encoding putative glycerol-3-phosphate transporter 5, whose translation MVTMQSNRSVAPAIDLITNLKPPHKSLGFHRILVLIITFLAYASFHASRKPPSIVKSVLGPTIPVNSSSILLNSTLIESDLATNGTGWAPFNGSDGTQLLGKLDLAFLSAYSIGMYFAGHVGDRIDLRLFLVFGMMGSGVCTILFGLGYWLNLHFLWFFVSVQIVCGLLQSIGWPCVVAVVGNWFGKAKRGLIMGVWNSHTSVGNIIGSIIASGMLELGWGWSFVVPGALVIFVGILVFLFLVVSPEDIGFGTSVNEIELNAEVSPVEKLENTESEVAVLLEDKHLDSMAAIGFLEAWRLPGVAPFAFCLFFSKLVAYTFLYWLPFYIRHTAVAGVILSDKTAGILSTIFDIGGVCGGILAGLISDLIDARAVTSVTFLLLSIPSLVLYRAFGSISTVTNTCLMFLSGLLVNGPYSLITTAVAADLGTQSLIGGNSRALATVTAIIDGTGSVGAALGPLMAGYVSRRGWNSVFFMLILSIFFAALFLVRLVKTEIKEKLNEGRWFSNTQTSMV comes from the exons ATGGTTACGATGCAATCCAATCGCTCCGTTGCTCCAGCGATTGATTTGATCACAAATCTTAAACCTCCGCACAAGAGTTTAGGTTTTCACAGAATCTTAGTTCTGATCATCACGTTCTTAGCGTATGCGTCCTTTCATGCCTCGAGAAAACCTCCGAGCATTGTCAAGAGTGTGCTTGGACCAACAATTCCGGTAAACTCTTCGAGCATTTTGCTGAATTCGACTTTGATTGAATCTGATTTGGCCACAAATGGAACTGGTTGGGCTCCTTTTAATGGCTCTGATGGCACACAGTTGCTCGGGAAGCTTGATCTTGCGTTTCTTTCTGCATATTCTATTGGAATGTATTTTGCAGGGCATGTTGGTGACCGTATTGACTTGCgattgtttcttgtttttgggaTGATGGGTAGTGGTGTTTGTACGATACTGTTCGGGCTAGGATATTGGTTGAATCTTCATTTCTTGTGGTTTTTCGTTAGTGTTCAGATTGTTTGTGGTCTGCTTCAGTCAATTGGATGGCCATGTGTGGTGGCAGTTGTAGGCAATTGGTTTGGGAAAGCTAAGAGGGGGCTAATTATGGGTGTCTGGAATTCACATACTTCTGTTGGAAACATCATTGGGTCGATTATAGCTTCTGGGATGTTGGAACTTGGTTGGGGTTGGTCGTTTGTGGTGCCTGGAGCTCTTGTGATTTTTGTTGGCATTTTGGTGTTCTTGTTTCTGGTTGTGAGTCCAGAAGACATTGGATTTGGAACCTCTGTTAATGAGATTGAATTGAACGCAGAGGTCAGTCCAGTTGAAAAGCTGGAGAACACAGAGTCAGAGGTGGCTGTGCTGCTTGAAGATAAGCATTTGGATTCTATGGCTGCTATTGGTTTCTTAGAGGCATGGAGATTGCCGGGTGTTGCACCATTTGCCTTTTGTCTCTTCTTTTCGAAGCTTGTCGCTTATACTTTTCTCTACTGGTTGCCATTTTACATCAGGCACACGG CTGTTGCTGGTGTGATTTTATCTGATAAAACGGCCGGCATCCTCTCAACCATTTTCGACATCGGAGGAGTCTGTGGTGGAATATTAGCAGGATTAATATCTGATTTGATCGATGCCCGTGCAGTTACATCAGTAACGTTCCTGCTGCTCTCGATTCCTTCTCTAGTTCTCTACCGTGCTTTCGGGAGCATTTCCACAGTCACCAACACCTGCTTGATGTTTCTTTCGGGATTACTTGTCAATGGTCCATACTCACTCATTACAACAGCGGTTGCTGCTGATCTCGGTACTCAGAGTTTGATTGGAGGGAATTCCCGCGCTTTAGCAACCGTGACCGCGATCATAGATGGCACGGGATCTGTTGGGGCAGCTCTTGGCCCTCTAATGGCAGGATATGTTTCCAGAAGAGGATGGAACAGTGTCTTCTTCATGTTGATTCTTTCCATCTTCTTCGCGGCTCTCTTCTTGGTTCGCTTAGTAAAAACTGAGATCAAAGAAAAGTTAAACGAAGGACGATGGTTTTCTAATACGCAGACGTCAATGGTTTAG
- the LOC111779586 gene encoding uncharacterized protein LOC111779586 isoform X2, whose protein sequence is MGSSCSRLGSRPSRSRDYRTNRSKFCSLFCGASSSRAIHQMEDSTAQFLVHPTEHEHCNHIIDEVQLPTNGSIRTGLPSASAYSETLHENRIAVSEEQCGVDEPRNIDINDHGKCLSQNKELVPLQQISADYSHDESRRHRDRSSEPVSVNILANEDAVNGIDSSVDKGVSPVCTKVMFAASSSTTQEVGDLCSNELTGYIQEDEGTGNQNPESESSPDSDLPLTFQSLEDESSREVPSSLDTFVSDDREAGDVGMPHVDMVGISSNVLSTSSIDANSLMIRRNSRRLFWDAFSRRSFRRHSESPFLFPPNNISTTGDSDRWLLDISGDFIDDEVRGDSRHFPRRIHILNEQQRDSRSQIWERLRSSLSENSRQNLSCPSGIHSNGACSCDSFSRIEHSSTRASISRIIMLAEALFEVLDEIHGQPVSLALSMVSLPAPESVVDSFPLKNHEKTTNGGDEIEQCYICLAEYEEGDKIRVLPCRHEYHMLCVDKWLKEIHGVCPLCRGDVRAGSNDECSVSNPEIPTI, encoded by the exons ATGGGTTCGAGTTGTAGTCGTTTGGGGTCGCGCCCTTCTCGCTCCCGAGATTACCGCACCAACCGCTCCAAATTCTGCTCTCTCTTCTGTGGTGCTTCATCTTCTCGCGCGATTCATCAg atgGAAGATTCTACAGCTCAATTTCTTGTCCATCCGACAGAACATGAACATTGTAATCACATCATTGATGAAGTTCAACTCCCCACAAATGGATCTATAAGAACGGGGCTTCCTAGCGCAAGCGCTTATTCCGAGACCTTGCACGAGAACAGGATTGCAGTCAGTGAGGAGCAATGTGGTGTAGatgaaccaagaaatattGATATCAATGATCATGGGAAGTGTTTGTCTCAAAACAAGGAATTAGTTCCACTTCAACAGATTAGTGCTGATTACAGTCACGATGAATCTCGTAGACATAGAGATCGATCTTCGGAACCAGTATCTGTAAATATTCTGGCTAACGAGGATGCAGTAAATGGTATTGATAGTTCAGTGGACAAGGGTGTATCTCCAGTCTGCACCAAGGTCATGTTTGCGGCAAGTAGCTCGACTACTCAAGAGGTTGGAGACTTATGTTCGAATGAGCTGACAGGTTACATTCAAGAGGATGAGGGAACAGGCAACCAGAACCCGGAGTCTGAATCTTCTCCTGATTCGGATCTTCCGTTAACTTTTCAATCCCTTGAAGACGAATCTTCACGAGAGGTACCCTCGAGTTTAGACACTTTTGTGTCTGATGATAGGGAGGCAGGAGATGTGGGTATGCCTCATGTCGATATGGTCGGTATTTCTTCCAACGTTTTATCTACAAGTAGCATTGATGCAAATTCTCTTATGATCAGAAGGAATAGCAGAAGACTGTTTTGGGATGCCTTTTCAAGACGTAGTTTTAGAAGACATAGTGAATCTCCGTTTCTTTTCCCTCCTAATAACATAAGTACTACAGGAGATTCAGACCGGTGGCTCCTCGATATAAGTGGTGATTTTATCGATGATGAAGTGCGTGGCGATTCAAGACATTTTCCCAGAAGAATTCACATCTTGAATGAACAACAAAGAGACTCAAGATCCCAG ATATGGGAAAGACTCCGTAGTAGTCTCAGCGAAAACAGTCGGCAGAACTTATCTTGCCCGTCAGGCATTCACTCTAATGGTGCTTGCTCGTGTGACTCGTTCTCAAGGATAGAACACTCGAGTACCCGTGCAAGCATATCGCGGATAATCATGCTTGCTGAAGCATTATTTGAG gtgttggatgaaattCACGGTCAGCCTGTTTCTCTTGCCCTCTCCATGGTTTCACTCCCTGCACCCGAATCAGTTGTCGACTCTTTTCCTCTGAAGAACCACGAAAAGACGACTAATGGAGGGGACGAAATTGAGCA ATGCTACATTTGCCTGGCTGAATACGAAGAGGGCGATAAAATAAGAGTCCTTCCCTGCCGACACGAGTACCATATGTTGTGTGTCGATAAATGGTTGAAGGAGATTCACGG AGTATGCCCGCTTTGCCGAGGGGATGTTCGTGCGGGCTCAAACGATGAATGTTCTGTTTCAAACCCTGAAATTCCAACAATTTGA
- the LOC111779586 gene encoding uncharacterized protein LOC111779586 isoform X1, with the protein MGSSCSRLGSRPSRSRDYRTNRSKFCSLFCGASSSRAIHQMEDSTAQFLVHPTEHEHCNHIIDEVQLPTNGSIRTGLPSASAYSETLHENRIAVSEEQCGVDEPRNIDINDHGKCLSQNKELVPLQQISADYSHDESRRHRDRSSEPVSVNILANEDAVNGIDSSVDKGVSPVCTKVMFAASSSTTQEVGDLCSNELTGYIQEDEGTGNQNPESESSPDSDLPLTFQSLEDESSREVPSSLDTFVSDDREAGDVGMPHVDMVGISSNVLSTSSIDANSLMIRRNSRRLFWDAFSRRSFRRHSESPFLFPPNNISTTGDSDRWLLDISGDFIDDEVRGDSRHFPRRIHILNEQQRDSRSQVQIWERLRSSLSENSRQNLSCPSGIHSNGACSCDSFSRIEHSSTRASISRIIMLAEALFEVLDEIHGQPVSLALSMVSLPAPESVVDSFPLKNHEKTTNGGDEIEQCYICLAEYEEGDKIRVLPCRHEYHMLCVDKWLKEIHGVCPLCRGDVRAGSNDECSVSNPEIPTI; encoded by the exons ATGGGTTCGAGTTGTAGTCGTTTGGGGTCGCGCCCTTCTCGCTCCCGAGATTACCGCACCAACCGCTCCAAATTCTGCTCTCTCTTCTGTGGTGCTTCATCTTCTCGCGCGATTCATCAg atgGAAGATTCTACAGCTCAATTTCTTGTCCATCCGACAGAACATGAACATTGTAATCACATCATTGATGAAGTTCAACTCCCCACAAATGGATCTATAAGAACGGGGCTTCCTAGCGCAAGCGCTTATTCCGAGACCTTGCACGAGAACAGGATTGCAGTCAGTGAGGAGCAATGTGGTGTAGatgaaccaagaaatattGATATCAATGATCATGGGAAGTGTTTGTCTCAAAACAAGGAATTAGTTCCACTTCAACAGATTAGTGCTGATTACAGTCACGATGAATCTCGTAGACATAGAGATCGATCTTCGGAACCAGTATCTGTAAATATTCTGGCTAACGAGGATGCAGTAAATGGTATTGATAGTTCAGTGGACAAGGGTGTATCTCCAGTCTGCACCAAGGTCATGTTTGCGGCAAGTAGCTCGACTACTCAAGAGGTTGGAGACTTATGTTCGAATGAGCTGACAGGTTACATTCAAGAGGATGAGGGAACAGGCAACCAGAACCCGGAGTCTGAATCTTCTCCTGATTCGGATCTTCCGTTAACTTTTCAATCCCTTGAAGACGAATCTTCACGAGAGGTACCCTCGAGTTTAGACACTTTTGTGTCTGATGATAGGGAGGCAGGAGATGTGGGTATGCCTCATGTCGATATGGTCGGTATTTCTTCCAACGTTTTATCTACAAGTAGCATTGATGCAAATTCTCTTATGATCAGAAGGAATAGCAGAAGACTGTTTTGGGATGCCTTTTCAAGACGTAGTTTTAGAAGACATAGTGAATCTCCGTTTCTTTTCCCTCCTAATAACATAAGTACTACAGGAGATTCAGACCGGTGGCTCCTCGATATAAGTGGTGATTTTATCGATGATGAAGTGCGTGGCGATTCAAGACATTTTCCCAGAAGAATTCACATCTTGAATGAACAACAAAGAGACTCAAGATCCCAG GTGCAGATATGGGAAAGACTCCGTAGTAGTCTCAGCGAAAACAGTCGGCAGAACTTATCTTGCCCGTCAGGCATTCACTCTAATGGTGCTTGCTCGTGTGACTCGTTCTCAAGGATAGAACACTCGAGTACCCGTGCAAGCATATCGCGGATAATCATGCTTGCTGAAGCATTATTTGAG gtgttggatgaaattCACGGTCAGCCTGTTTCTCTTGCCCTCTCCATGGTTTCACTCCCTGCACCCGAATCAGTTGTCGACTCTTTTCCTCTGAAGAACCACGAAAAGACGACTAATGGAGGGGACGAAATTGAGCA ATGCTACATTTGCCTGGCTGAATACGAAGAGGGCGATAAAATAAGAGTCCTTCCCTGCCGACACGAGTACCATATGTTGTGTGTCGATAAATGGTTGAAGGAGATTCACGG AGTATGCCCGCTTTGCCGAGGGGATGTTCGTGCGGGCTCAAACGATGAATGTTCTGTTTCAAACCCTGAAATTCCAACAATTTGA
- the LOC111779586 gene encoding uncharacterized protein LOC111779586 isoform X3, translating into MEDSTAQFLVHPTEHEHCNHIIDEVQLPTNGSIRTGLPSASAYSETLHENRIAVSEEQCGVDEPRNIDINDHGKCLSQNKELVPLQQISADYSHDESRRHRDRSSEPVSVNILANEDAVNGIDSSVDKGVSPVCTKVMFAASSSTTQEVGDLCSNELTGYIQEDEGTGNQNPESESSPDSDLPLTFQSLEDESSREVPSSLDTFVSDDREAGDVGMPHVDMVGISSNVLSTSSIDANSLMIRRNSRRLFWDAFSRRSFRRHSESPFLFPPNNISTTGDSDRWLLDISGDFIDDEVRGDSRHFPRRIHILNEQQRDSRSQVQIWERLRSSLSENSRQNLSCPSGIHSNGACSCDSFSRIEHSSTRASISRIIMLAEALFEVLDEIHGQPVSLALSMVSLPAPESVVDSFPLKNHEKTTNGGDEIEQCYICLAEYEEGDKIRVLPCRHEYHMLCVDKWLKEIHGVCPLCRGDVRAGSNDECSVSNPEIPTI; encoded by the exons atgGAAGATTCTACAGCTCAATTTCTTGTCCATCCGACAGAACATGAACATTGTAATCACATCATTGATGAAGTTCAACTCCCCACAAATGGATCTATAAGAACGGGGCTTCCTAGCGCAAGCGCTTATTCCGAGACCTTGCACGAGAACAGGATTGCAGTCAGTGAGGAGCAATGTGGTGTAGatgaaccaagaaatattGATATCAATGATCATGGGAAGTGTTTGTCTCAAAACAAGGAATTAGTTCCACTTCAACAGATTAGTGCTGATTACAGTCACGATGAATCTCGTAGACATAGAGATCGATCTTCGGAACCAGTATCTGTAAATATTCTGGCTAACGAGGATGCAGTAAATGGTATTGATAGTTCAGTGGACAAGGGTGTATCTCCAGTCTGCACCAAGGTCATGTTTGCGGCAAGTAGCTCGACTACTCAAGAGGTTGGAGACTTATGTTCGAATGAGCTGACAGGTTACATTCAAGAGGATGAGGGAACAGGCAACCAGAACCCGGAGTCTGAATCTTCTCCTGATTCGGATCTTCCGTTAACTTTTCAATCCCTTGAAGACGAATCTTCACGAGAGGTACCCTCGAGTTTAGACACTTTTGTGTCTGATGATAGGGAGGCAGGAGATGTGGGTATGCCTCATGTCGATATGGTCGGTATTTCTTCCAACGTTTTATCTACAAGTAGCATTGATGCAAATTCTCTTATGATCAGAAGGAATAGCAGAAGACTGTTTTGGGATGCCTTTTCAAGACGTAGTTTTAGAAGACATAGTGAATCTCCGTTTCTTTTCCCTCCTAATAACATAAGTACTACAGGAGATTCAGACCGGTGGCTCCTCGATATAAGTGGTGATTTTATCGATGATGAAGTGCGTGGCGATTCAAGACATTTTCCCAGAAGAATTCACATCTTGAATGAACAACAAAGAGACTCAAGATCCCAG GTGCAGATATGGGAAAGACTCCGTAGTAGTCTCAGCGAAAACAGTCGGCAGAACTTATCTTGCCCGTCAGGCATTCACTCTAATGGTGCTTGCTCGTGTGACTCGTTCTCAAGGATAGAACACTCGAGTACCCGTGCAAGCATATCGCGGATAATCATGCTTGCTGAAGCATTATTTGAG gtgttggatgaaattCACGGTCAGCCTGTTTCTCTTGCCCTCTCCATGGTTTCACTCCCTGCACCCGAATCAGTTGTCGACTCTTTTCCTCTGAAGAACCACGAAAAGACGACTAATGGAGGGGACGAAATTGAGCA ATGCTACATTTGCCTGGCTGAATACGAAGAGGGCGATAAAATAAGAGTCCTTCCCTGCCGACACGAGTACCATATGTTGTGTGTCGATAAATGGTTGAAGGAGATTCACGG AGTATGCCCGCTTTGCCGAGGGGATGTTCGTGCGGGCTCAAACGATGAATGTTCTGTTTCAAACCCTGAAATTCCAACAATTTGA
- the LOC111779589 gene encoding uncharacterized protein LOC111779589: MVYSYTPTYYSSLHDSITSLCKSILPFSFKKRCLPAADQKLAKLQSDNLKWQQDSFHQMLKLMGLHNEGILAENEVSDFRTHLLDTLIASPPEQEHQVILRDKLLFLQELLYAKCITTDEYHSSKRPLLQRLAVQGAEIEARDVIVADPKENSKEILEEEWSIIDLRDENSSLKSNSNSKNRSKVMLGMKQIRGAASVFSFASSQKTERNRKEKSIFESENLCNISDTHSILMSESSSNKEMSEEKAKRRPFKALFQGGNGGGGNYGPDYEERMNKSGKKQWGFNGLKKWKRDQTEDETAPLPLHERSDSEAFWGSSNSAQLATSPIGEGPNTKMMKMKLNSNGSPSDFFIDKVLSENIKKELSRIQTELNDTNPNLKFSDDQIEAISTRLPIDKADLKNFFPKSWCDRYGDVVIDVVKKEFKDHVGEMENMRNAASEKRRNSSNSMRWTTFEDDENCHPNLFNNINDPMRSDPVYENPFWRPSTGLSMLK, translated from the exons ATGGTGTATTCTTACACACCTACTTACTATTCTTCTCTTCATGATTCAATCACCTCTCTCTGCAAGTCCATTCTTCCCTTCAGCTTCAAGAAACGGTGCTTGCCGGCGGCGGATCAGAAGCTGGCGAAGCTCCAGTCTGATAACCTCAAATGGCAGCAAGATTCCTTCCACCAGATGCTCAAATTAATGGGTCTTCACAATGAAGGTATTCTAGCTGAAAATGAAGTTTCAGATTTCAGAACCCATTTGCTTGATACTCTGATCGCTTCACCGCCGGAACAAGAACACCAAGTTATATTGAGAGATAAGCTGTTGTTCTTGCAG GAGCTTCTTTATGCGAAATGCATAACAACAGATGAGTATCACTCTTCGAAGAGGCCTCTGCTTCAGAGATTAGCAGTTCAAGGAGCTGAAATTGAGGCCAGGGATGTGATTGTAGCTGACCCAAAAGAGAATTCGAAGGAGATTTTAGAAGAAGAATGGTCGATTATTGACTTGAGAGATGAAAATTCTTCACTGAAATCGAACTCAAATTCGAAGAACAGATCAAAGGTTATGTTGGGTATGAAACAGATCAGAGGAGCTGCGTCGGTTTTTAGTTTCGCGTCATCAcaaaaaacagagaggaacagaaaagagaaaagtatttttgaatcTGAAAATCTGTGTAATATCAGTGATACCCATTCGATTCTGATGTCGGAAAGTTCATCAAACAAGGAGATGAGTGAAGAAAAGGCAAAACGACGACCCTTTAAAGCTCTGTTTCAGGGCGGCAATGGCGGCGGTGGAAATTATGGTCCAGATTATGAAGAACGGATGAACAAATCTGGAAAAAAACAATGGGGTTTCAATGGGCTAAAGAAATGGAAACGAGACCAAACAGAGGATGAGACAGCTCCATTGCCACTCCATGAAAGATCCGACAGTGAAGCTTTTTGGGGTTCTTCAAATTCAGCTCAGCTCGCAACGAGTCCAATTGGGGAGGGGCCCAACactaaaatgatgaaaatgaagttgaaTTCAAATGGGTCTCCATCGGATTTCTTCATCGACAAG GTTTTAAGCGAGAACATAAAGAAAGAGCTTTCACGAATTCAAACAGAGCTCAACGACACAAATCCAAACCTTAAATTCTC GGATGATCAAATTGAGGCAATTTCCACTAGGCTTCCGATCGACAAAGCCGACCTCAAGAACTTCTTCCCAAA ATCATGGTGCGATCGTTATGGGGATGTAGTAATTGATGTGGTGAAGAAAGAGTTCAAGGATCATGTGGGAGAGATGGAGAATATGAGAAATGCAGCGAGCGAGAAACGACGTAATAGCAGCAATTCGATGAGATGGACGACGTTTGAAGACGACGAGAACTGCCATCCAAATCTCTTCAACAACATAAACGATCCGATGAGATCGGATCCTGTCTATGAGAATCCATTTTGGAGACCAAGCACTGGTCTTTCAATGCTCAAGTAG